DNA sequence from the Terriglobales bacterium genome:
GGAGTTTTGAGTGATTACATTGGGACAATGTACGTTCGTACTCGGCTACAGCAGGCAACCATTTACTCCTACACCGAGACAGACGCAACGAGCAGAGCAGATGGAAGTCAGGTCATCCCCAGCTATAAGGACGTAAGTCTGCAACGTCCCGCCCAGCTCTGGATCAATCGTGCCGGCACTGACTGGTACGATGGAAAAGCTGTTTAGCAGCGGCGGTAAAAACCCGGGCATCTCGCGTCGTGCTTGAGCGGCAGACGCATTTTGGGATTGCCACAACTGGGAGTCAGGAGTCTGTCTTGCAGGAAGTATTCATAGTTTCCGCAGTCCGCACGCCCATCGGCAAATTCGGCGGCTCGCTTGCGCAAATGAGCGCTGCCGACATGGGCACGGTTGCGGCTCGCGCGGCACTTGAGCGGGCAGGCGTCGCGGGCGCTGAGGTGGAAGAGACGATCGTCGGCAATGCTCGTCAGGCGGGCGGCGGTCCCAACGTTGCGCGGCAGATTTCCATTCGCGCCGGAGTTCCCGAAACGGTGCCGGCGTACACAGTCAATCAGGCCTGCGCTTCGGGATTGAAATCCATCGCGCTCGCGTTTCAGGAGATTGCGAACGGCAACATGGATTGCGTGCTGGCCGGCGGCACTGAATCAATGTCGCGTCTGCCGTATTACCTCGACGGCGCGCGCTGGGGCTACCGCCTGGGAAATCAGGAGCTGGTCGACGGAATGTATCGTGACGGCTTCTTCTGCCCGATGGCCAAGATGGTGATGGGCGAAACCGCCGAGGTTCTCGCACGCGAGTTTCATATCTCGCGCGAAGAGCAGGACCAGTACGCACTCTGCTCCCAACAACGCGCCGAGCGCGCTATCCACTCGGGACGCTTCGACGCAGAGATCGTCCCTGTCACAATCCAGACCAAGAAGGGCACGCAGGTGTTTGCCCGTGACGAACACCCGATTCCACAAGTATCGCTGGAGAAGATGTCGAGGCTGAAGCCTGTCTTCTCATCCGATGGAACGATCACAGCCGGCAATGCATCAGGAATCACCGACGGCGCCGCGGCAGTGGTTCTGGCAAGTGGCTCGTTTGTAACTGAGCGCAAGTTGAAGCCACTGGCGAAGATTCTCGCGGCCACCAGCGCGGGCGTGAGTCCGGAACGCATGGGAATCGGTCCGGTTCCTGCCCTGCAGAAGCTCGAAGCCAAACAGGGAATCAAAACTTTGGATGCCGACCTGATCGAGCTAAACGAAGCCTTTGCCGCGCAGGTGCTCGCCTGCGATCGTCAGATTCATTTCGATCGCGACAAGCTCAACGTGAATGGAGGAGCCATTGCTCTGGGCCATCCGATCGGCTGCACGGGAACGCGGATCACAGTGACTCTTATTCACGAGATGCTCAAGCGCAAAGCAAAGCTGGGAATCGCGACCCTGTGCGTTAGCGGCGGTATGGGCATGGCTTTAGCCGTTGAAAATGTCGCCTGAGCTGTTCCTCCTGTCCTCTGTGCCTCCGTGGTGAAAAATCGCTTCTGCTGTAAAGAAACGTAAACCGCCATCGAATCATCCACTTACAT
Encoded proteins:
- a CDS encoding thiolase family protein, with the translated sequence MQEVFIVSAVRTPIGKFGGSLAQMSAADMGTVAARAALERAGVAGAEVEETIVGNARQAGGGPNVARQISIRAGVPETVPAYTVNQACASGLKSIALAFQEIANGNMDCVLAGGTESMSRLPYYLDGARWGYRLGNQELVDGMYRDGFFCPMAKMVMGETAEVLAREFHISREEQDQYALCSQQRAERAIHSGRFDAEIVPVTIQTKKGTQVFARDEHPIPQVSLEKMSRLKPVFSSDGTITAGNASGITDGAAAVVLASGSFVTERKLKPLAKILAATSAGVSPERMGIGPVPALQKLEAKQGIKTLDADLIELNEAFAAQVLACDRQIHFDRDKLNVNGGAIALGHPIGCTGTRITVTLIHEMLKRKAKLGIATLCVSGGMGMALAVENVA